In Sphingobacterium thalpophilum, a genomic segment contains:
- a CDS encoding glycoside hydrolase family 5 protein, producing MKRYVYCILMVTMLLTVACRSAWINPKPNSKTVVARHGQLRVSGTALVDAHADTLALHGVSLGWHNWWPRFYTAETINWLKKDWNVQVVRAAIGVEPDQAYLQNPEAALKQLYAVVDAAIAAGVYVIVDWHAHHLHTQQAKEFFRTVANKYGRYPNVIYEIFNEPMETSWEEIQAYAKEVIPVIRAIDPDNIILVGCPNWDQDIHLVADNPIEGFSNLMYTVHFYAGTHKQFLRDRADYALAKGIPIFVSECAGMNADGDGPIDQKEWTIWKEWMAQHQISWIAWSIADKNESCSMIADQQVPANGWSDKQLKPWGKMVRQDLKTINK from the coding sequence TTGAAAAGATATGTATACTGCATACTGATGGTAACTATGTTGCTGACGGTGGCCTGTCGATCTGCATGGATCAACCCCAAGCCTAATTCCAAAACAGTTGTCGCCAGGCACGGTCAGCTCCGTGTATCGGGTACAGCGCTTGTCGATGCGCACGCCGATACGCTGGCTCTTCATGGTGTCAGCCTGGGCTGGCACAACTGGTGGCCGCGCTTTTATACTGCCGAGACCATCAATTGGCTTAAAAAAGACTGGAATGTTCAGGTGGTCCGTGCTGCTATCGGTGTAGAGCCTGACCAGGCTTACTTACAAAATCCTGAGGCAGCGCTCAAGCAATTATATGCCGTGGTCGATGCGGCAATAGCAGCGGGCGTATATGTGATTGTGGATTGGCATGCACACCATCTGCATACGCAGCAGGCAAAGGAATTCTTTCGCACTGTAGCGAACAAGTACGGGCGTTATCCAAATGTCATCTATGAGATATTCAATGAACCCATGGAGACAAGCTGGGAGGAAATTCAAGCCTATGCAAAGGAAGTGATCCCCGTTATTAGGGCCATAGACCCAGATAATATCATTTTGGTCGGATGCCCCAATTGGGATCAGGATATACACTTGGTCGCTGATAACCCTATCGAAGGATTCAGCAACCTGATGTATACAGTACACTTCTATGCAGGTACACATAAGCAGTTTCTACGTGACCGTGCTGATTATGCCCTGGCCAAAGGTATTCCGATTTTTGTGTCGGAATGTGCAGGGATGAATGCCGATGGTGACGGACCGATAGATCAAAAGGAATGGACAATCTGGAAGGAATGGATGGCTCAGCATCAAATCAGCTGGATAGCCTGGTCTATCGCTGATAAAAATGAAAGCTGCTCCATGATTGCGGATCAGCAGGTGCCGGCAAATGGCTGGTCTGACAAGCAGCTCAAGCCTTGGGGAAAAATGGTGAGACAAGATTTAAAAACGATCAATAAATGA
- a CDS encoding glycan-binding surface protein yields the protein MKLLNQSILFSILSGCLSIGMISCQKDIVNYNDGYDDQLSSDGPPVIEKVSTAADLNATITNAALTDMIVLQGNNLAELKSIKLNDVAVDLATVYAVRSRITLPIPRIVPTEVNNKITVETAKGITEFPFEVKIPNLVIEGLYNEFVAAGDTAILVGKYLDLYKLDALEGKFLLNNTEIKPLRSVADSVYFIFPSSTADGATLSFSSPLIEVPRQVKFREKGISMLDIKSLSAYVTDGKASGDPAILPGFDRFLRIRQSFGAWSWNGIFWSGFDLNEAAVLANPKDYYVKFEINTKSTASISQGNFILGGDRQETRYNPAENGALNTYGQWKTMRVDLTEFYKDASQGNGTYLKTGWNTFVFSYQPTVDVNDDFSVCNFRIVKK from the coding sequence ATGAAATTATTAAATCAATCCATATTATTTAGCATATTGTCAGGTTGCCTTTCCATAGGAATGATCTCCTGCCAGAAGGATATTGTTAACTACAACGACGGCTACGACGATCAGTTGAGCTCAGATGGCCCACCTGTTATCGAAAAAGTCTCAACAGCAGCAGATCTCAATGCGACAATTACCAATGCAGCGCTTACAGATATGATCGTCTTACAGGGTAATAATCTTGCTGAGCTTAAGTCTATAAAATTAAACGATGTAGCGGTGGACCTAGCGACGGTCTATGCTGTCAGATCCCGTATTACATTACCTATACCGCGTATCGTTCCGACTGAAGTAAATAATAAAATCACTGTGGAGACAGCAAAAGGAATTACGGAATTTCCTTTTGAAGTGAAAATTCCCAATTTGGTGATTGAAGGGCTATACAATGAGTTTGTTGCTGCTGGAGATACGGCCATTCTCGTGGGGAAATATTTGGATCTCTATAAATTGGATGCATTGGAGGGAAAATTCTTACTTAATAACACTGAAATCAAACCTCTTCGCAGTGTCGCTGACTCTGTCTATTTTATTTTTCCTTCCAGCACGGCCGATGGTGCAACGCTATCGTTTTCCAGCCCACTGATTGAGGTACCGAGACAAGTAAAATTTAGAGAGAAAGGAATTTCCATGCTGGATATCAAATCTTTGTCCGCCTACGTAACCGATGGAAAAGCAAGCGGTGACCCCGCCATTTTGCCCGGCTTTGATCGCTTTTTGCGGATCCGTCAATCTTTTGGTGCCTGGTCCTGGAACGGTATTTTCTGGTCAGGTTTTGATTTGAATGAAGCTGCGGTATTGGCCAATCCCAAAGATTACTATGTCAAATTTGAAATCAACACCAAAAGTACGGCTTCGATTAGCCAGGGGAATTTTATATTGGGCGGCGACAGACAGGAGACACGTTACAATCCTGCCGAGAATGGTGCCCTGAATACGTATGGCCAATGGAAGACGATGCGCGTTGATTTGACAGAGTTTTATAAAGATGCCTCCCAGGGTAATGGGACCTATCTGAAAACGGGTTGGAATACCTTTGTTTTCTCTTACCAACCTACGGTCGATGTCAATGACGACTTCAGCGTGTGCAATTTCAGGATCGTTAAAAAATAG